A stretch of Vigna angularis cultivar LongXiaoDou No.4 chromosome 4, ASM1680809v1, whole genome shotgun sequence DNA encodes these proteins:
- the LOC108330101 gene encoding mediator of RNA polymerase II transcription subunit 30 produces MEEQLGNGMVLRSKTTQELAMEGQKYLEETIEFAFQILSSMNDELCNPVLWSTSPSATSTSPNAPSATTDSASDNSNLHSDGATASAGAGGALEEARLRYKNAVATLRTILTAIPNSQKSKSFDTGSAASPADEAEIDKLEERASSLRRELANKNLLLKTLIGQLRDLITDISTWQSPLST; encoded by the exons ATGGAAGAACAATTGGGGAACGGCATGGTGTTGAGGTCGAAAACGACGCAGGAGTTGGCGATGGAAGGGCAGAAGTACTTGGAAGAAACCATAGAGTTCGCTTTCCAGATCCTCTCTTCCATGAACGACGAGCTCTGCAACCCTGTTCTTTGGTCCACCTCTCCCTCCGCCACTTCTACCTCCCCCAATGCCCCCTCCGCCACCACTGACTCCGCTTCAGACAACTCAAATCTTCACTCTGACGGCGCAACAGCCTCTGCCGGCGCTGGAGGCGCCCTCGAAGAGGCTCGCTTGCGGTACAAGAACGCTGTCGCCACGCTTCGGACAATTCTCACTGCCATTCCTAACTCCCAGAAG TCAAAATCATTTGATACCGGTTCAGCTGCTAGCCCTGCAGATGAAGCTGAAATTGACAAGTTGGAGGAGCGAGCCTCATCTCTAAGAAGG GAGCTTGCCAACAAGAACTTGCTCTTGAAGACACTAATAGGTCAACTGCGTGATCTTATCACTGATATATCAACATGGCAAAGTCCTTTATCAACCTAA
- the LOC108332168 gene encoding non-specific phospholipase C6, whose product MGGGKSRSFILVLFLFVFFCVFARAQQQQPIKNVVVLVMENRSFDHMLGWMKERINALINGVTGDECNPVSTTGSKQDSICFTDDAEFVDPDPGHSFEDVLQQVFGSGSIPSMNGFVEQALSVSHNLSETVMKGFKPEAVPVYAALVKEFAVFDRWFSSIPGPTQPNRLFVYSATSHGSTSHVKRQLAKGYPQKTIFDSLHENGLDFGIYFQNIPTTLFYRNLRKLKYVFKFHQYDLKFKRDARNGKLPPLTVIEPRYFDLKGLPANDDHPSHDVAHGQMLIKDVYEALRTSPQWNETLFIITYDEHGGFFDHVKTPFVNIPNPDGNTGPAPYFFKFDRLGVRVPTIMISPWIKKGTVISGAKGPAENSEFEHSSIPATIKKIFNLSSNFLTHRDAWAGTFEHVVGELSSPRTDCPVTLPDVNPLRSTEAKEDAGLSEFQSEVVQLAAVLNGDHFLSSFPDEMSKKMSVKEAHEYVRGAVSRFIRASKEAIKLGADESAIVDMRSSLTTRSSVHN is encoded by the exons ATGGGAGGTGGTAAATCCAGATCTTTCATTCTAGTGCTCTTTCTATTTGTGTTCTTCTGTGTTTTTGCAAGGGCGCAACAACAGCAACCTATAAAAAACGTTGTTGTTTTGGTTATGGAGAACCGTTCCTTTGACCACATGCTGGGGTGGATGAAAGAGAGAATCAACGCGTTAATCAATGGGGTCACGGGAGATGAATGCAACCCTGTTTCTACTACAGGTTCGAAGCAAGATTCGATTTGCTTCACTGATGATGCAGAGTTTGTGGATCCGGATCCTGGGCATTCATTTGAAGATGTGTTGCAGCAGGTATTCGGGTCTGGTTCGATCCCTTCCATGAATGGATTTGTGGAGCAAGCATTGTCCGTGTCTCATAACCTCTCTGAGACTGTAATGAAAGGGTTTAAGCCCGAGGCTGTGCCGGTTTATGCTGCTTTGGTTAAGGAATTTGCTGTTTTTGATAGGTGGTTTTCTTCAATTCCTGGTCCAACACAACCCAATAGGCTTTTTGTGTACTCAGCAACCTCTCATGGTTCCACAAGTCATGTCAAGAGGCAGTTAGCGAAAGGGTACCCTCAAAAAACCATCTTTGATTCTCTGCATGAGAATGGCCTGGACTTTGGGATTTACTTTCAGAACATACCCACAACTTTGTTCTATAGGAATCTGAGGAAATTAAAGTATGTATTCAAGTTCCATCAGTATGATTTGAAGTTCAAGAGAGATGCCCGAAATGGGAAACTTCCACCCTTGACTGTGATTGAGCCTAGATACTTTGACTTGAAGGGCTTACCCGCTAATGATGACCACCCATCTCACGATGTTGCACATGGCCAAATGCTGATTAAGGATGTTTACGAGGCTCTAAGAACCAGCCCTCAGTGGAATGAAACACTTTTCATCATTACATATGATGAACATGGTGGATTTTTTGATCATGTGAAGACCCCTTTTGTCAACATTCCTAATCCAGATGGGAACACCGGACCTGCTCCCTATTTCTTCAAGTTCGATAGGTTAGGGGTTCGGGTTCCTACTATTATGATCTCTCCTTGGATCAAGAAAGGAACTG TGATAAGTGGTGCCAAAGGACCTGCTGAAAACTCAGAATTTGAGCACTCTTCTATTCCTGCAACCATAAAGAAGATCTTCAACCTTTCCTCCAACTTTTTGACCCACAGGGATGCTTGGGCTGGGACATTCGAGCATGTTGTTGGAGAGTTAAGTTCACCCAGAACGGATTGCCCAG TGACTTTGCCGGACGTGAACCCTCTAAGGAGCACTGAAGCAAAAGAAGATGCAGGCCTGTCTGAATTTCAGAGTGAGGTAGTTCAATTGGCAGCAGTTCTTAATGGGGATCATTTCTTGAGCAGTTTCCCTGATGAAATGAGCAAGAAGATGAGTGTGAAAGAAGCTCATGAGTACGTTCGAGGAGCTGTCTCAAGGTTCATAAGAGCTAGCAAAGAGGCCATCAAGTTAGGGGCTGATGAATCTGCCATTGTGGATATGAGATCCTCTCTCACTACTAGGTCTTCAGTTCATAATTAA
- the LOC108332162 gene encoding CBS domain-containing protein CBSCBSPB1, with translation MASQTGASRRSISSTRKASESGVSHATSRKSITSLRPVALAGERTVKSLRLTKALTVPETTTIYEACRRMAARRVDALLLTDSNALLCGILTDKDIATRVIAKEINIENTPVSKVMTRNPVFVLSETLAAEALQKMVQGRFRHLPVVENGEVLALLDIAKCLHDAIARMERAAEKGKAIAAAVEGVEKHWGTSESNTSFIETLREQIFKPSLSTIISENSKLVTVSPTDSVLTTTKKMVEFHESCAVVTVNDKPHGIFTSKDILLRVIAQNLSPESTPIEKVMTPNPECVVIDTPIVDALHTMHDGKFLHLPVIDRDGSVVAVVDVIHVTHAAVATVSQVGNNEAATTLMQRFWDSAMALTPNDDDDDTRSESSLKLASDGGETGRSIPYLSSSMANTFSFKIQDKRGRMHRFTCDTRSMKEVITSIIQRLGDDIDPNNVPQILYEDEDHDKVVLASDNDLATAVDHARTAGLKGLKLHLDYAGPRGNGKSSRSGSYAYSDAWASAYSAAAAGAALVAGLGILTYLKRV, from the exons ATGGCAAGTCAAACCGGTGCCTCTCGAAGGAGTATTTCCTCGACGAGGAAAGCCTCCGAATCAGGAGTGTCTCATGCTACTTCTCGAAAATCAATTACCTCTTTGCGACCTGT GGCATTAGCAGGAGAGCGGACTGTGAAATCATTGCGACTTACAAAGGCCCTGAcagtacctgaaacaacaaccATCTATGAAGCATGTCGTCGGATGGCTGCCCGTAGAGTGGATGCTCTATTACTAACTGATTCTAATGCTTTACTCTGTGGAATCCTCACGGACAAG GATATTGCAACAAGAGTTATTGCCAAAGAGATTAACATTGAAAACACACCAGTTTCGAAAGTCATGACTAGGAATCCAGTATTTGTACTTTCTGAAACTCTTGCTGCGGAAGCCCTTCAAAAGATGGTGCAAG GGAGATTCAGACATTTACCTGTGGTGGAGAATGGAGAAGTTTTGGCTTTACTAGACATAGCAAAGTGTTTGCATGATGCCATTGCCCGTATGGAAAGGGCAGCTGAGAAAGGAAAAGCAATTGCAGCAGCTGTTGAAGGAGTCGAAAAACACTGGGGAACATCAG AGTCTAATACATCATTCATTGAAACTCTTCGGGAGCAAATATTCAAGCCATCATTGTCTACAATAATTTCTGAGAATTCAAA GCTAGTAACAGTATCACCAACGGACTCGGTTCTGACAACAACAAAGAAGATGGTTGAATTTCATGAGAGTTGTGCTGTTGTGACAGTTAATGATAAACCTCATGGCATCTTTAC TTCAAAAGATATCTTGTTGCGGGTAATTGCACAAAATCTTTCTCCTGAATCAACTCCCATTGAGAAg GTTATGACTCCAAATCCAGAATGTGTAGTAATTGATACACCCATTGTTGATGCCCTTCACACTATGCATGACGGGAAATTTTTGCATCTTCCTGTGATTGATAGAG ATGGCAGTGTAGTTGCTGTGGTCGATGTGATCCATGTTACTCATGCTGCCGTGGCGACAGTAAGTCAG GTTGGGAATAATGAAGCTGCAACCACCTTGATGCAAAGATTTTGGGATTCAGCCATGGCCTTAACTccaaatgatgatgatgacgatacACGAAG TGAAAGCTCCTTGAAATTGGCTTCTGATGGAGGAGAAACGGGGAGGTCCATTCCTTATCTTTCATCAAGCATGGCTAATACATTTTCCTTCAAAATACAAGATAAAAGGGGCAGAATGCACAGATTCACATGTG ATACCCGGAGCATGAAAGAGGTTATAACTTCAATCATTCAGAGACTTGGTGATGATATTGATCCTAACAACGTACCCCAAATTCTG tatgaagatgaagatcatgatAAAGTTGTATTGGCTTCAGACAATGATCTTGCAACTGCTGTGGATCACGCCAGGACAGCTGGTTTGAAG GGGTTGAAATTGCATTTAGATTACGCAGGACCACGTGGTAATGGGAAAAGTTCGCGTTCAGGAAGTTATGCTTATTCAGATGCATGGGCCTCTGCATATAGTGCCGCTGCAGCTGGAGCTGCACTTGTTGCTGGCTTAGGCATATTAACATACTTGAAGCGAGTTTGA